TCAGATATATGAAACGGTGTATAAATTTTCAAAACCCGGAGAAGAGAAAGAACATAAGATTGATATGGTGGTGATACCGGACAAAAAACGGATGTGTCTCCTCCCGTACGGCGGAGATTCCTCAACGGGAATTGCAGCGTGGTCAAAATATCCGGAAGAGGCGTTTGACTTTTTGACGCTGTTGTACACAGATGCAGAGATTGCCAATCTGATCCAGTACGGTGTGGAAGGGGTCGATTATTCTGTCGAAAGTGGATATGCTGTTTACAACCAAGATAATGGGCTGCGTAATTACGGAGAGAACTTTACCAATCCGCTGCTGACATATCCTAAGGAGGGGATGCCGCAGGACAAGCGCTCTATGGTAGAACGGTGTTATGAGGAGAATGAAACTCATTTGCCGCTTGGATTCCGTTTTGATACACAACCGGTTCAGGAAGAAATAAATGCTGTCACAGAGATATTTGGATCCCCTGTTATGCATACGGATGAAGTCTATCGGATGTTTTGCGGTAGTGTGGATGATCTGGATGCAGCCATGGAATCTTTTAATCAAAAACTAAAAACTGCTGGTGTCAACAGGATTGTGGAGGAAGCCAACCGTCAGCTCGCCGAATGGAGAAAGTCAGGAGGGGGAGAATGAAGATATCACAGATCTGAGAAAAAATCAAAGGAGTTGAAAAATTGAAACTCGAAATACTGGGACTTAGCAAATCATATGGAAAAAAGAAGGCTTTGTCGAGAATAAATCTGGAGCTGACGCCGGGAGTCTATGGACTGTTGGGGCCGAACGGTGCCGGGAAGAGTACGCTGATGAATATCATTGCGGGCAACCTCGCCCCGGATACCGGAATGGTGCTGTACAACAATATCGATGTCACCGGTGGAAGCGCCGTATTCCGCAAGGTTTTGGGATTTATGCCCCAGCAGCAGGCATTGTATGATCAGTTTACCGGCTACCGCTTTCTGGCGTATATGGCGGATTTGAAGGGAATGCCGAAGCGACAGGCGATAAAAGAGATCAAGGAGGTGCTGAAATTTGTTAATATGACGGAACAGGCGAAAAAAAGGATGGGGTCATATTCCGGCGGAATGAAGCAGAGGATACTGATTGCCCAGGCGGTTCTGAACCAGCCCTCCGTGCTGATCCTGGATGAGCCTACGGCAGGACTGGATCCCAGGGAACGTATACGGGTGCGCAATATGATCTCCCAGATCGCAGAAGACAAGATTGTTCTGCTGGCAACTCACGTTGTCTCAGATATTGAGCAGATCGGAAAGAAAGTGATTCTGATGAAACAGGGGAATGTGCTGGCAGTGGCACGGCCCCAGGAGCTGATCGAAGAACTGGAGGGAAAAGTGTATGATCTCATCGTTCCGGTATCGGCGCTTGCGGGCCTGGAGCAGCGGTATCTGGTCAGCAATGTCTCATACTGCGGGGAGCAGCTGATGGTGCATGTGATCGCGGAGGAGGTACCGAATGAATATCCCTGGCAGCGGAGTCATCCGACGCTTGAGGATGTGTATTTATACCGGTTCGAGGATGAGGTGAGGCGGGATGCGGATATGGAAAAATGAATGCGTGAAAGTCTGGCTCAGTCCGGCATTCTGGCTGGTTCTGGCCGTCCTGCTTCTGATAAACGGCGTACTGCTGTATACGAAGGCCCCGGATGAGATGCTGGATACCTCCGTGTATCAAAAAGCGTATGCCTATTATTTAAGTCTGTCAGAAGAAGAATGTTACCGGGAAGTACAGGAACGTACGAAAGAACTCGAAGCGCTTTTGTTTCAGGAAGAGCTGGACGAGTTTGAGGCGTATGCCCAGTATGTAAAGATCGAGAAATACGAGCCGAAATTTGCACGGGATGCTTATCAGGAGTATTCTCTTTTACAGGAGTTTGAAAAGCAGCTGAGAGATATCTCGGGATATGAGGCGTATCTGGAGGACATCCAGGAGAAGGCAAAGGGACAGAGCGGGATTGCAATCTTTCAAAATGAGAGCCGCTTTTCAAGAGAGAATGCCAGAAAGACCGCAGCGGCATTCGCGCCGCTTGCCGGTACGCGGCCGGTATTTGTCAATTCGCATACGTTCCATGACACGGTGGATTTTCCGGCGACGGATTTTCTGGTGCTGTGTCTGTTGTTTTATATGGTGCTGATTCTAGTGGTATGGGAGCGGGAGCGCGGACTGACAGCGCTGTTGTTACCGCTTCTGCGGGGAAGACGGCACCTGATTGCAGCGAAGATGGGTACACTGTTTTTCGGAAGCGTGTTTGCTAATCTGGTATTCTGGGGCATGAATGCAGTTTTGGCGTCCGCAAAATACGGTCAGATGAACTGGGAGGCTCCCATTCAGTCGGTCAGCGGCTATATGGGATGTGCGTTGTCCGTGACGTCAGGGGAATATCTGCTGCTTTTTGTAATATCTAAAATCTTAATCTGTTACATAGTATCGCTTATTCTTGTTTTTTTTGCTCTGCATATCAGGAGGACTGCGATGCTGTATGTACAGACGGCACTGCTGTTTGGAGTGTCTTTCGGCCTTTATCAGCTGATTGACGGCAATTCAGTCTTTCAGCTTATAAAGTATATCAATCTGATACCGTTTCAGCAGGTGAATTCCATTTACCGCTACTACTTCAACGTCAGCCTGATGTCGCGCCCGGTCAGTATGATGCCGCTGTATTGGGCTATGCTTGCATTGCTGGCGTGTGTGTTTATTTGTCTGAATCTGTATGGCTTTGCGGCAAAGAGGCTGACGAAAGCACCTGAGCCGCCTGGGGCAGGCAGAAAGATAAATGCCGTGCGCGGCTGCAGCGGCGGTCTGCTCAGTCACGAGGGATACAAATGTCTGGTCATGCAGCGGGCACTTATGATCCTGGCAGTGTTCGCTGCGCTGCAGATCTGTCTGGGAGTGCAGCGGTCAGACTATATCAGCTCGGAAGAGCAGTATTACCGGCAGTATATGGAGCGTCTTGAGGGACCGGTGACACGGCAAAAGACGGAGGTTCTGAGAAAAGAGCAGGAGCGTTTGCTGTACTATGATACGATGCTGTCAGATGCCTGGAAACAGTATAAGGCAAAAGAAATCAGTGATGCACAATGGAATGCCGTGCAGCGGCTGGTGTCAGACCAGACAAAGAACCGGAGCGCCTTCCAGCGTGTGGCACAGAGACTTTGGTATCTGCAGGACTATGCCATGACAAACAGGAAAAATCTGGGTTTCGTATATGAAACAGGGTACGACCGCATCAGCGGACATTCGTATGAGGGATATCGGTATGATATGATTAATGCAGCGCTGCTCATGCTGGCGACGATCGCCGCTTTTTCGTCTCTCTTCCCTGTGGAATATAATACCGGCATGATCCGTCTGCTCTCCTGCAGTCCGAACGGAGGACTGGTGACCGTACACAAAAAGCTGCTCCTTGGATTTGCCATATCTGCTGTCATCTTTGTGATGGCGTATCTGCCGGATTTTATCTATACTGCATACCATTACGGTTTTCCCGCACTGTCCGCTCCCTGTGCAGCGATTCCTTCCCTGTCTGCATTTGGAGAAATAATGTCACTCGGTGAGTATCTGCTGCTGCTTTTCTTGCTGCGCGGACTGTGCTATCTATGCCTGGGGATGACGATTTTTGCCGTCTCAGTGATGCTTCGGGACACGATGAAGACGATGGTGTTCTGTACGCTGCTTATCGTATTTCCGCTGCTCATCCATCTGGCGGGAATAGAAAAGATCGATGTCATATCCTTCAATATGTTTCTTTCCGGAAATATGTACCTGGATTATGCAAAAGCCGGATATGCGCCGCTGATCCTGATTCCGCCGGCATTCGGGGCAGGGGCGTACAGAGTTCTGAGAACGTATGTCTTCCGAAGGCTGTGAGCAGGTGCCCGTCATATTCCGTTGCGTTTTGGGTCAGTTTGGGATATGCTGTATAGGAGAAACGTACAGAGACTGACAGGAAAGGAAGTGCTTGGCAGCAATATGAAGGAAAGTATTCTGATCGTAGATGACGAAAGAGAGATTGCCGATCTGATGGAAGTCTATCTGAACAATGACGGCTATACCGTGTATAAATTTTACAGCGGCGCTGAGGCGCTGGAATGCATAGAATCAAAAAAGATAGACCTGGCGGTGCTTGATGTGATGCTGCCGGATATTGATGGATTTCAGATCTGCAGGAAGATCCGGGAGAAGTTTTTTTTCCCGATCATCATGCTGACGGCAAAGGTGGAGGATTCGGATAAGATCATGGGGCTGACCATCGGAGCAGACGATTACATCACAAAGCCTTTTAATCCGCTGGAAGTGGTGGCGAGGGTTAAGACTCAGCTGAGAAGGTACATGCGCTACAACAGCAATTCTGAGCAGCAGAAAGAGAGCGTCAGCGAATATGACATCAAAGGTCTTCTGATCAACAGGGAAACGCACAGCTGCCGTCTGTTTGAGGAAGAGATTTCTCTTACACCGATTGAGTTTTCGGTGCTCTGGTATCTCTGCGAAAACCGGGGAAAGGTGGTATCCTCAGAGGAATTATTTGAAGCAGTGTGGAAAGAGAAATATCTTGACAATAACAATACTGTGATGGCGCATATCGGGCGGCTGCGGGAAAAGCTGCATGAGCCTGCGAAAAAGCCGAGATTTATAAAGACGGTCTGGGGAGTGGGGTACAAGATTGAAGCGTAGAGTGAAAAGGGAAAAGGACGGTTACGGGCAGCTTAGGACAAAGATATTTATCAGGACGCTGATGATGGTGGCAGGTGCGACAGCGGGTGTCTGGATGATCTATGATCTGATTTTCTTCGGACGCTTTTCGGAGTGGATGATATCGCTTTTTGAAATGATGTTCCGGATGGATTATCAGGAAGCTCTGAACTTGTATCAGCAGACGTTCCGCAACTATATGGACCTCATTTTTATGACTGTTATCGCCATCGCCTTTTTTTGTATTTTCTGGTTTTACCTGAGATGGTTTACGAAATACTTTGGTGAAGTGAACAGCGGAATTGATGCGCTCATTCAGGAAGATGCCCATGATATCACAATGTCTCCGGAATTATCAGCGACGGAGAAAAAGCTCAATGATATCAGACATACGCTGGAAAAACGCAAGCTGGACGCGCAGCTGGCGGAGCAGAGAAAGAACGATCTGGTTGTTTACCTGGCCCACGACCTGAAGACGCCGCTGACTTCTGTGATCGGGTATCTTACACTGCTCAGAGATGAAAAGGAAATCTCAGAGGAGCTTCGTGTAAAATACCTGGGGATTTCCCTGGATAAGGCAGAGCGGCTGGAGGAGCTGATCGATGAGTTTTTCGAGATCACCCGGTTTAACCTTTCCAATATCGTACTGGAATACAGCAGGGTCAATCTGACCCGCCTGCTGGAGCAGCTGGTCTTTGAATTTGGACCGATGTTTGGAGAGAAGCATCTGAATTACATGCTGCATGCCGAACCGGATCTTATGATCCTGTGTGATGCCGATAAAATGCAGCGTGTATTGGATAACCTGCTGCGAAACGCCGTTTATTACAGTTTCGAGGGAAGCACTGTGGAAATTGCGGCGGCATTCAAAGAGGATGCGGCAGTCATCACGGTGGTGAATCAGGGGAATACAATCCCGAAGGAAAAGCTGGGACGCATTTTCGAACAGTTTTACCGGCTGGATACGGCACGCGGTTCGAACAGCGGCGGAGCGGGGCTTGGGCTTGCCATCGCCAGAGAGATCGTGGAGCTGCATCACGGAGAGATAACGGTGCAGAGTAAAGAAGAACGGACGACATTTGAGGTGACGATTCCGGTTTCGTAGGAGAATCGTAAGAATTCATATAGAAAAAAACAGGAAATTTAATTGGTTTTGCGGAGAAAAGGCATCTCCGGTTTTGATAATATCATATCAGGACCGGAGGTGCTTTTTGCATGTAGATATACGGTTTGGAGGTGAAAGTTATGGGAGACATTCTGGGATATGTATTGATCGGCTTTATATTGATGGCTGCTGTCGCAATTTTGTATCTGCCCGTTTATTTGGTGTTGAGGAAAAAGTTCTGCTTTCTGAGGCAGATGTCGTTTCTGCTTCTGATTGGCTGCTGTCTTATCATACTATTGGCAACCGTACTGATTTCCGTGTTCCTTGGCATGACAGAAGGTCTGGACGCTATGGCTGTCAGGCATGATATTAACATGATCCCGCTGCGATGGACAGCGGAGGAATGGGCGATGGGCAGGGAAGAAATGCTTACACAGGTTGCCGCTAATGTTGTCATGTTTATTCCGTTTGGCTTTATCCTGCCGGCGGCCCTGCCTGTATTTCGGAGATTTTTCAGGACGATGCTCTGCGCTGCGTGTTTTTCTTTTCTGATCGAATTTGCACAGTATTTTATCGGCCGTTCTTCGGATATCGACGATTTTCTGCAGAATACCATCGGAGGTGTCATTGGGTATCTGATTTTTTTGCTGTTTTCCAAATTATTTCAAACGAGCAGGATCTGGAGAAAGTTTACAGGCAGGCCGCTATAAGAGTTTCATCACATACATCAGAGAAAGGGAAATAAGACATGGGTAAAAAAAGACTGGCGGTTATCTTCGGAGGAAATTCAACAGAATATGGCGTATCACTGCAGTCGGCATTTTCTGTACTGGAAAATGTGAATCAGGAGAAATATGAAGTGATACCGATCGGAATCACGAGACAGGGGAGCTGGTACCGTTACGGGGGAGCTTACGGAAAAATACCGGATGATACCTGGATGCGGGATGAAAAAAATCTGACACCGGTTGTTGTGCATCAAAATCCTGCGGTGCATGGAATACTGGAACTTTCCGTATGGGAAAATCGTGTGACCCAGCTGGATCTCGCATTTCCGGTACTGCATGGAAAGAACGGGGAGGATGGAACCGTACAGGGATTACTTGAACTTGCCGGGATTCCGATTGTCGGCTGCGGCGTCCTCGCCTCAGCACTTTGCATGGACAAGGACAGGGCGCACAGACTGGCCGGGGCGGCAGGAATATCTGTCCCGAAGGCTGTGGTGCTGCAAAAACATCAGAAGTGCAGAGCGGTTGTCCTGCCGGAAGATTTTACGTATCCGCTGTTTGTCAAACCGGTACGCGCCGGCTCTTCGTGTGGAATCGCAAAGATATACGGGGAAGGGGAGCTTGATGCAGCAGTCAGTGCGGCCTTCTGCCACGATGACGAAGTGATTGTAGAGGAGAATGTGGACGGATTTGAGGTTGGATGTGCCATTCTGGGGATGGATGTCCTCACTGTGGGGAGAGTCGATGAGATCGAGCTGACGGGTGGATTCTTTGACTTTACAGAGAAGTATGCACTGAAGCATTCCAGAATCCACATGCCGGCCAGAATTGATGCAAAAACTGAGCAGAAAATACAGGAGACGGCAAAGAACATTTATCAAGTGCTGGGATGTTCAGGCTTTGCCCGGGTGGACATGTTTCTGACGCCTTCCGGTGATGTGGTATTTAATGAAGTGAATACCATACCGGGTTTTACCGCCCACAGCCGTTATCCGAATATGATGAAAGGAATCGGCCTGTCCTTTGAGCAGCTGTTGGAGAGGCTGTTGGATATGTATGATGAGTAGGGACAGAGGATACAGGGGTATCGATTATGCGAGGCTGGCAGCGGCGATTCTCGTTGTTGCGATTCACACCTCGCCGCTGGCTTCATTTGGTCATACGGG
The Ruminococcus gauvreauii genome window above contains:
- the vanS gene encoding vancomycin resistance histidine kinase VanS, whose protein sequence is MKRRVKREKDGYGQLRTKIFIRTLMMVAGATAGVWMIYDLIFFGRFSEWMISLFEMMFRMDYQEALNLYQQTFRNYMDLIFMTVIAIAFFCIFWFYLRWFTKYFGEVNSGIDALIQEDAHDITMSPELSATEKKLNDIRHTLEKRKLDAQLAEQRKNDLVVYLAHDLKTPLTSVIGYLTLLRDEKEISEELRVKYLGISLDKAERLEELIDEFFEITRFNLSNIVLEYSRVNLTRLLEQLVFEFGPMFGEKHLNYMLHAEPDLMILCDADKMQRVLDNLLRNAVYYSFEGSTVEIAAAFKEDAAVITVVNQGNTIPKEKLGRIFEQFYRLDTARGSNSGGAGLGLAIAREIVELHHGEITVQSKEERTTFEVTIPVS
- a CDS encoding ABC transporter ATP-binding protein, with product MKLEILGLSKSYGKKKALSRINLELTPGVYGLLGPNGAGKSTLMNIIAGNLAPDTGMVLYNNIDVTGGSAVFRKVLGFMPQQQALYDQFTGYRFLAYMADLKGMPKRQAIKEIKEVLKFVNMTEQAKKRMGSYSGGMKQRILIAQAVLNQPSVLILDEPTAGLDPRERIRVRNMISQIAEDKIVLLATHVVSDIEQIGKKVILMKQGNVLAVARPQELIEELEGKVYDLIVPVSALAGLEQRYLVSNVSYCGEQLMVHVIAEEVPNEYPWQRSHPTLEDVYLYRFEDEVRRDADMEK
- the vanR gene encoding VanR-ABDEGLN family response regulator transcription factor — protein: MKESILIVDDEREIADLMEVYLNNDGYTVYKFYSGAEALECIESKKIDLAVLDVMLPDIDGFQICRKIREKFFFPIIMLTAKVEDSDKIMGLTIGADDYITKPFNPLEVVARVKTQLRRYMRYNSNSEQQKESVSEYDIKGLLINRETHSCRLFEEEISLTPIEFSVLWYLCENRGKVVSSEELFEAVWKEKYLDNNNTVMAHIGRLREKLHEPAKKPRFIKTVWGVGYKIEA
- the vanG gene encoding D-alanine--D-serine ligase VanG gives rise to the protein MGKKRLAVIFGGNSTEYGVSLQSAFSVLENVNQEKYEVIPIGITRQGSWYRYGGAYGKIPDDTWMRDEKNLTPVVVHQNPAVHGILELSVWENRVTQLDLAFPVLHGKNGEDGTVQGLLELAGIPIVGCGVLASALCMDKDRAHRLAGAAGISVPKAVVLQKHQKCRAVVLPEDFTYPLFVKPVRAGSSCGIAKIYGEGELDAAVSAAFCHDDEVIVEENVDGFEVGCAILGMDVLTVGRVDEIELTGGFFDFTEKYALKHSRIHMPARIDAKTEQKIQETAKNIYQVLGCSGFARVDMFLTPSGDVVFNEVNTIPGFTAHSRYPNMMKGIGLSFEQLLERLLDMYDE
- a CDS encoding VanZ family protein — encoded protein: MGDILGYVLIGFILMAAVAILYLPVYLVLRKKFCFLRQMSFLLLIGCCLIILLATVLISVFLGMTEGLDAMAVRHDINMIPLRWTAEEWAMGREEMLTQVAANVVMFIPFGFILPAALPVFRRFFRTMLCAACFSFLIEFAQYFIGRSSDIDDFLQNTIGGVIGYLIFLLFSKLFQTSRIWRKFTGRPL